One Anaerolineae bacterium genomic window carries:
- a CDS encoding STAS domain-containing protein codes for MSITHHKLAGNVYLVEVSGPLNVTHAEEVGRYFEKMAAKGVERVVVNLAGVPFIDGPGLAVLVAGYKLFGNGQNFRLAGLQIQPKLVLELTGFDRIFQVLNTAAESAANKSSRQIQSSHHAPAYVPQLTGVLANPA; via the coding sequence ATGAGTATCACCCATCATAAATTAGCTGGAAATGTTTATCTGGTAGAAGTGAGTGGGCCGCTGAATGTCACCCACGCGGAAGAAGTGGGCCGATATTTTGAGAAAATGGCCGCTAAAGGTGTTGAGCGGGTGGTCGTCAACCTGGCCGGGGTGCCCTTTATTGATGGGCCTGGCCTGGCCGTTTTAGTCGCCGGTTACAAGCTTTTTGGCAATGGGCAGAATTTCCGGCTGGCCGGCCTGCAAATTCAACCCAAACTCGTGCTTGAGTTGACCGGCTTTGACCGCATCTTCCAGGTTTTGAACACTGCGGCCGAGTCGGCGGCTAACAAATCATCTCGCCAAATCCAATCAAGCCACCATGCCCCGGCTTACGTA